A region from the Clavibacter sp. A6099 genome encodes:
- a CDS encoding MerR family transcriptional regulator → MTRPAGPATMQIGELAERTGMSHRTLRHYDETGLLRPSGRSEGGFRLYTADDLERLLLIRRMKPLGFSLEEMVRLLEVTDALDAAGPDDDIASLRADLAAFVADAEERRRRLAEHLAMADEFLDRLRAR, encoded by the coding sequence ATGACGCGACCTGCCGGCCCCGCGACCATGCAGATCGGCGAGCTCGCCGAGCGCACCGGCATGTCCCACCGCACGCTCCGCCATTACGACGAGACCGGCCTCCTGCGCCCGTCCGGCCGATCGGAGGGCGGCTTCCGCCTCTACACGGCCGACGACCTGGAGCGCCTCCTCCTCATCCGCCGGATGAAGCCGCTCGGCTTCTCGCTCGAGGAGATGGTGCGCCTGCTCGAGGTCACGGACGCCCTCGACGCCGCCGGGCCGGATGACGACATCGCCTCCCTGCGCGCGGACCTCGCCGCCTTCGTCGCCGACGCGGAGGAGCGCCGCCGTCGCCTGGCCGAGCACCTCGCCATGGCCGACGAGTTCCTCGACCGCCTCCGCGCCCGCTGA